In Colias croceus chromosome 26, ilColCroc2.1, one DNA window encodes the following:
- the LOC123703558 gene encoding facilitated trehalose transporter Tret1-like — MEKVSDEHRYKPFIRQCFLTASVALNIVGHGGVIGFSAILIPALRLPGSHIKATPSQESWIASIVGFALIMGNFIITPLMDTLGRKKSHLLTILPILTGWFTLLMADSVTCLIIARFLQGVAMGMLGPLGSIIIGEMTDPKNRGAFLTSVSLSLTTGVMFAHSLGTYFSWQQSALICSFITFTSLILIIYNPESPSWLISKGRYQEGEEIFFWLRGRNAEQEAELENMIAAQKSLRKSSFAGQDISRKERIKRFFIYIKDTSRKPEFYKPITIMFFMYTMFQFAGINVISSYAMDIIHQVVGPEANAKVLMVALDIERLICNILAVFLMKTMRRRTLLFSSSAICVIAYLGKSYYVYARENNSLPFESQWVPIGLIGLYMFSLTIGISSIPFAISGEIFPLEYRGFGGGISVLALSFNFFVAVKCFPVLTSAVGLSVTYLMYTGVVVGCLSVIYFMLPETKDRSLQEIEDSFRGITSADRKCIEPLNGVHSNEMRRCSSHILY, encoded by the exons tgTTTCCTGACCGCCAGCGTTGCACTAAACATTGTGGGACATGGCGGGGTCATCGGTTTCTCCGCTATTTTGATACCAGCTTTGCGTCTGCCTGGGTCACATATAAAGGCCACGCCTAGCCAAGAATCATGGattg cATCAATCGTCGGATTCGCGTTGATCATGGGGAATTTCATCATCACACCTCTGATGGACACCCTCGGCCGAAAGAAGTCACATCTCCTCACCATCCTGCCTATTTTAACAGGATGGTTCACTCTTCTTATGGCAGACAGTGTGACCTGTCTCATAATAGCAAGATTCCTCCAAGGTGTTGCCATGGGCATGCTGGGACCACTTGGATCTATCATCATTGGTGAAATGACGGACCCAAAGAATCGAGGAGCGTTCCTAACTAGTGTGTCCCTATCCCTAACAACCGGTGTCATGTTTGCCCACAGTTTAGGAACATATTTCAGCTGGCAACAAAGTGCTTTAATATGTTCATTCATCACATTCACTAGCTTAATTCTCATCATATATAACCCCGAATCCCCGTCCTGGTTAATTTCCAAAGGAAGGTACCAAGAGGGTGAAGAAATTTTCTTCTGGTTGCGAGGAAGGAATGCCGAGCAAGAAGCCGAATTAGAAAACATGATAGCCGCACAGAAATCGTTACGCAAGTCCAGTTTTGCAGGACAGGATATATCAAGAAAAGAGCGTATCAAGCGCTTTTTCATCTATATAAAGGATACATCTAGGAAGCCCGAATTTTACAAACCTATAACTATTATGTTCTTTATGTATACCATGTTCCAATTTGCCGGTATCAATGTTATTAGTTCGTATGCGATGGATATTATCCATCAAGTTGTAGGACCAGAAGCTAACGCCAAAGTGTTAATGGTCGCTTTGGATATTGAAAGACTGATCTGTAATATATTGgctgtatttttaatgaagaCGATGAGAAGAcgtacattattatttagtagttcAGCGATATGTGTGATAGCGTATTTAGGTAAAAGTTATTATGTTTATGCAAGGGAGAATAACTCATTGCCATTCGAAAGTCAATGGGTACCAATCGGATTAATAGGATTGTACATGTTTTCATTGACAATTGGTATATCATCGATTCCATTTGCGATTTCAGGGGAGATTTTCCCATTGGAATACCGTGGATTTGGAGGAGGTATTAGTGTTTTAGCTTTATCTTTCAACTTCTTTGTCGCAGTTAAATGTTTCCCTGTTTTAACGTCAGCGGTTGGTTTGTCAGTAACTTATTTAATGTATACAGGAGTAGTGGTGGGCTGTCTATCAGTTATATATTTCATGTTGCCGGAAACAAAGGATAGATCTTTGCAGGAAATCGAGGATAGTTTTAGAGGTATAACGTCAGCTGACCGCAAATGTATAGAGCCTCTAAACGGTGTTCACAGTAATGAAATGCGTAGATGCAGCTCGCATATACtgtattag